A genome region from Staphylococcus capitis subsp. capitis includes the following:
- a CDS encoding SasC/FmtB family protein, whose translation MENKRINNLDKKITRFSIRKYQGFGAASVAIIGFMMMSNFNDAKADSIDQNDKTINQKVNDITSPQFNIENEKSLNDELTNHQDVGNKISNNDTNSQNAINTSQLEKLFNQYKSIDLSNKTNDSVELFRTDLQEAESILNHPQSQQQVDDYYHKFLNSASKLHNKESLLPKRQSNVVQSQHLTINNNVSNHSHIRYKRDTSSFRSAPENNVSNDPLSTNEINPAIQNGNFSQVSGGTLPSRSNRLTVVTNVDNWNSYSTEPNPEYPMFYTPSAVDYASFMSNGNAPYGVVLARTTNGRDRSVNDPKVAGIYQDIDVIPGSELNVNFISTSPAFSDGAAGAKLKISNVDQSRVLFDSRLNGMGQFPTGKLSAMVNIPNDMNRVRISFLPVSSTGRISVQRSSREHGFGDNSSYYHGGSVSDVRINSGSYIKSNVTQGEYTTQPNSPSDNFARATINLSVENKGHNQSRDTYYEVILPANSKLISSNGVSANLDTNSNKLRIWISNLNPGDRKDVSYTVDFEATRPKVINLNGHITYKTNATFRGSDSQRTGDDTVHLQAVTILMNKTDLQSKVNEVDNYLHD comes from the coding sequence ATGGAAAACAAAAGAATCAACAACTTAGATAAAAAAATCACACGTTTTTCTATTAGAAAGTATCAAGGTTTCGGAGCAGCTAGTGTAGCAATAATAGGTTTTATGATGATGTCCAACTTCAATGATGCAAAGGCAGATAGTATTGATCAAAATGATAAGACTATTAATCAAAAAGTTAATGATATTACTAGTCCTCAATTCAATATCGAAAATGAAAAATCTTTAAATGATGAACTAACTAATCACCAAGATGTTGGAAATAAAATTTCGAATAATGATACTAATTCTCAAAATGCAATCAATACTAGTCAGCTTGAAAAACTTTTCAATCAATACAAATCTATAGACTTAAGTAATAAAACAAATGATTCTGTAGAATTGTTTCGAACTGATTTACAAGAAGCTGAATCTATTTTAAATCATCCTCAAAGTCAACAACAAGTCGATGATTATTATCACAAGTTTTTAAATAGTGCTAGTAAATTACATAATAAAGAATCTTTACTTCCAAAGCGCCAATCTAATGTTGTTCAATCACAACATTTAACTATTAATAATAATGTTTCAAATCATTCGCATATTAGATACAAAAGGGATACATCATCATTTAGAAGTGCTCCTGAAAATAACGTATCTAATGATCCATTGAGTACAAATGAAATTAATCCAGCAATTCAAAATGGAAACTTTAGCCAAGTATCTGGTGGAACATTACCATCAAGGTCAAACAGATTAACTGTAGTTACGAATGTGGATAATTGGAATAGTTACTCTACTGAGCCTAATCCTGAATATCCTATGTTTTATACACCGAGTGCGGTAGACTATGCCAGTTTTATGAGTAATGGGAACGCTCCATATGGGGTTGTACTTGCAAGAACAACTAATGGTCGTGATAGAAGTGTTAATGATCCGAAAGTAGCAGGCATTTATCAAGATATAGATGTGATACCTGGGTCGGAATTAAATGTCAATTTTATATCTACAAGTCCAGCATTTTCAGACGGTGCGGCAGGTGCTAAATTAAAAATCAGTAATGTTGATCAGAGTCGCGTGCTTTTTGATAGTCGTTTGAATGGAATGGGGCAGTTTCCTACTGGTAAATTATCTGCGATGGTTAACATACCGAACGATATGAATCGAGTTAGAATTTCTTTTTTACCAGTATCATCAACTGGTCGTATTAGTGTCCAGCGTTCTTCAAGAGAACATGGATTTGGTGATAATTCATCCTATTATCATGGTGGATCTGTAAGTGATGTAAGAATTAATAGTGGATCTTATATTAAATCTAACGTGACTCAAGGGGAATATACTACACAACCTAATAGTCCTAGCGATAATTTTGCACGTGCAACAATTAATTTATCTGTTGAAAATAAAGGTCACAATCAATCAAGGGACACTTACTATGAAGTTATATTACCAGCAAACTCAAAACTTATTTCAAGTAATGGCGTAAGTGCTAACTTAGATACTAATAGTAATAAATTAAGAATATGGATAAGTAACTTAAACCCTGGAGATAGAAAAGATGTCTCATATACAGTAGATTTTGAAGCTACGAGACCTAAAGTGATTAATTTAAATGGACATATAACTTATAAAACAAATGCAACATTTAGAGGTAGTGATTCACAAAGAACCGGAGATGATACTGTACATTTACAAGCAGTTACCATTTTAATGAATAAAACTGACTTACAAAGTAAAGTAAATGAAGTTGATAACTATTTACATGATTAG